The following is a genomic window from Flavobacterium sp..
ACATGAAAGCATACGTATTTCCAGGTCAAGGAGCACAATTCTCAGGAATGGGAAAAGATTTATATGAAAATTCGGCATTAGCCAAAGAATTATTCGAAAAAGCCAATGAAATTTTAGGTTTTAGAATTACCGACATTATGTTCGAAGGAACTGCAGAAGAATTAAAAGAAACTAAAGTTACGCAACCAGCTGTTTTTTTACATTCGGTAATTTTAGCAAAAACATTAGACAATTTTAAACCTGAAATGGTTGCTGGACATTCGTTAGGCGAATTTTCAGCATTAGTTGCTAATGGTGCCTTATCATTTGAAGACGGATTAAAATTAGTTTCACAAAGAGCAATTGCCATGCAAAAAGCATGTGAAATTAAACCATCAACTATGGCTGCAGTTTTAAATTTAGACGATCAAATTGTGGAAGATATTTGCGCTTCGATTGATGGAGTTGTGGTGGCTGCAAATTATAACTGTCCAGGACAATTAGTGATTTCTGGCGAATACAAAGCCGTAGAATTAGCTTGCGAAAAAATGAAAGAAGCGGGCGCAAAACGAGCATTAATTTTACCTGTTGGTGGCGCTTTTCACTCACCAATGATGGAACCAGCAAGAGAAGAACTAGCTGCCGCAATTGAAGCAACAACTTTTTCAACTCCAATTTGCCCAGTATACCAAAATGTAACCGCAAATGCAGTTTCTGATGCAAATGAAATCAAGAAAAACTTAATCATACAATTAACGGCTCCCGTAAAATGGACACAATCTGTACAACAAATGATTGCAGATGGCGCAACAAGTTTTACTGAAGTTGGCCCAGGAAAAGTATTAGTTGGATTGGTAAATAAAATCAATAAAGAAGTCGAAACTATTTCTGCTTAATCATATAAATACTTAAAATATTAAATTCCTCATGAAGTTTTATTCGTGAGGAATTTTTATTTTTGAGAAAAAGAAAAAATGAAAAATCTAATTACTCTTTTCAAATCAATTGAAGCCGCAAAAGTTATTGCTCCAGAAATTGATTATTCTAAATATGTTCCGTTGAATTTATCTGTTACGAATCCTGAGTTGAGTCAATATAAATTAGAAACCTCTCAAGATTATGAAATTTTCATCCAAAAACATTTAGATAAAAATGATGGCAAAATTGCCTTTGGAGGGTACATTGAAACTCGAAATTTGTACCAAAGAAGTACCGTTTTTAAAAACAATGCTACCGAAGAACGAAACATTCATATAGGATTAGATTTATGGATTAATGAGTCGGCAACAATTCATGCTGCATTAGATGGTAAAATTCACAGTTTTCAAAACAATAGAGCACTTGGTGATTATGGGCCAACAATTATTTTAAAACATGAAGTAGAAGGAATCAAATTCCACACGCTTTATGGACATTTAAGCGAAGTAAGTTTAATTGAAAAAAAAGTAGGAAAAGTTATAAAAAAAGGAGAGCAAATTGCCACTTTAGGGTTGCCACCAATTAATGGCGACTACGCACCGCACTTGCATTTTCAAATCATTATTGACATGGAAGAAAAAACTGGAGATTACCCAGGAGTTTGTAGTGAAAGAACAATTGCATATTATACCAACAATTGCCCAAATCCAAATTTTCTATTAAAAATAATGAAAAAAAATTTGGGTGTTCTCTAACATATTTTGTACCTTTAAGATGTTAAATTCTTAATATATAAATATGAGAAAGGTATTTTTAGGATTAGTAGTTTTAGCTTCTATTTCGTTTGCTTGCAAAGAAGAAACAAAAGAAAAAATAGTAGAAGCGAATGAAGCGGTTGGTGCTGAAATTGAAGAAAAAATGGACACTGCCTCTGTTAAAATAGACAAAGCAATAGACTCTTTACAATCAAAAACGGGAGACGTTTTAGAAAAAGGTGCTGAAAAATTAGACAAAGCAGCTGGCAAAATTAAAGAAGCAGCCCATAAATAATAAGAAATCCCAAGTTACAAAACTTGGGATTTCTTTATATTCTAATCTTTTGTTCCCATTTCCATGCACTTGACAGAGCATCTTCTAAGGATAATTCTGCTTTCCAGCCTAGAACATTATTCGCTTTATCAGTGTTAGCATAAGCTTCAATTACATCGCCTTCTCTCCTACCAACAATCTGATAGTTTAATTTTTTTTGAGAAACTTTTTCAAAAGCAGTAATTACTTCTAAAACCGAACTTCCAGTTCCTGTCCCTAAATTAAAGATTTCAACTTTTGTTATATTTTGTTTATTCAACAAACGTTGCAGAGCAATTACATGAGCTTTTGCTAAATCAACCACATGAATATAATCTCTAATTGCCGTTCCATCTGAAGTTGGATAATCACTTCCGAAAACTGATAATTTTTCACGAAGTCCAATAGCCGTTTGTGTAATAAATGGCACTAAATTCTGAGGAACACCTATAGGTAATTCACCTATTTCAGCTGAAGGATGCGCTCCAATCGGATTAAAATATCGTAATAAAATCGAATTGATATTAGTTACTTTGGCTATATCCGTGATGATTTCTTCCCCTATTTGCTTGGTATTACCATAAGGTGACATCGCAACTTGAATTGGAGCATTTTCAGTAATTGGCATAGATTCGGCTTGACCATAAACGGTACAAGACGAACTAAAAATAAAGGATACTTCTGGTTTTTTTTGTAATTCTTGAAGCAAATACACTAAAGAATTAATATTATTTTCATAATACAACAAAGGATTTTCAACACTTTCTCCTACCGCTTTTGAAGCTGCAAAATGAATCACTCCTGAAATATCTGGGTATTTCGAAAAAAAAATTTGAACCGCTGATTTATCTCTTAAATCAACATTTTCAAACAGTGGTTTTTTTCCTGTTATACGCTCAATTCCATCCAAAACACCAATAGATGAATTAGAAAGGTTATCTATCGCAATTACATCAAAACCTTTATTTTGCAATTCCACAACCGTGTGCGAACCAATAAATCCTAAACCACCTGTAACTAATATTTTCATGTTATTTTGTTGTACAGACATTGCACTGCAATGCCTCCTTATCTATATAATTAATGATAAAAATCGTTGCATTACAACGATTCTACAATTAAACAAATTCTAAAATTGCGTCTATAATAAATTTAATTTGATCGTCGTCTAACTCCGTATGCATTGGCAACGCAATTACTTCTTTTACCAATTGATTAGTAATTGGAAAATCAGCTTCATTATAACGAGTATCTGCGTACGCTTTTTGACTATGTAATGGAATTGGATAATAAATTGCACATGGAATTCCTTTACCCTGTAAATGTTCCAATAAACCATCACGCTTTCCGTTTAAAATTCGGATTACGTATTGATGAAATACGTGACAATCACAAGAATCACAAATAGTTGGCGCCCAAATATTTGGATTTACACTTAAAGCCAAACTATATTTTCTTGCGGCATCTTGACGTGCTTTGTTGTACGTATCTAAATGTGGTAATTTTGCTTTCAAAACACCCGCTTGGATACTATCTAAACGTGAATTTACACCTACCACATCATGATGATATCTTTCATACATTCCGTGATTTACAATTCCTCTGATTTTATGTGCTAAAGCATCATCATTCGTAAAAATTGCTCCACCATCACCATAACATCCTAAGTTTTTAGATGGGAAAAATGAAGTTGCAGCTACATGACCAATAGTTCCTACTTTCTTTTTAGAACCATCTTTTGAAGTGTAATCAGCTCCAATAGCTTGTGCATTATCTTCAATAACATATAAATTATGCTCCTTAGCAATTTCCATAATCGCATCCATATTCGCAGCGCGACCAAATAAATGTACAGGAACAATTGCTTTTGTTTTTGGCGTAATAGCTTTACGAATTCCGTCAAGCGAAATATTCATATTATTCATATCAACATCTACTAAAACTGGAGTTAATTGCAATAACGCAATAACTTCCACTGTTGCAGCGAATGTAAAATCGGCTGTAATTACTTCGTCGCCTGGTTGTAAATCCAATCCCATCATGGCAATTTGCAACGCATCGGTTCCGTTAGCACATGGAATTACATGTTTTACTCCCAAATATTTTTCTAAATCTGCCTGAAATTGTTGAACCAAAGGTCCATTAATGTATGTACTCGTATCTAAAACCTCTTGAATAGAAGCATTCACTTCTTCTTTTATTTTTTCGTATTGACTTTTTAAGTCAACCATCTGTAATTTTCTCATTAAAAATAAGTTTAAAAGTTTAAAGTTTAAAAGTTTAAAGTCGATTCACCTTAATTTTTTCTTTTAACAAGAACAAAAATAGTCAATAATTGATTAGTTGGCAATGTATTTTCACAAAGAAACTGTATTTTCGCAATAGATATTTATCAACATGTTATTTCTATACAACTTAGTAGTCATATTGGCTTCCCAACTTTTAAAGATTGTAGCCCTTTTTAGTCCGAAAATGAAACTTTTTGTAGACGGACGAAAATCGGTTTTTGAAACTTTAGCAAAAACCATTCATGCTACAGATAAAACGATTTGGTTTCATGCGGCTTCTTTAGGCGAATATGAGCAAGGCATACCTGTTATTGAAGCTATAAAACAGCAATTTCCAACACATAAAATTGTAGTTACGTTTTTTTCACCTTCTGGTTATGAAGTTCGAAAAAACAATACAATTGCTGATGTTACGGTTTATTTACCATTAGATACGATTTCAAATGCAAAACAATTCATTAAAATAGTTCATCCAGAAATGGTATTTTTTATCAAATATGAATATTGGCCAAATTACCTGAACGAACTGAAAAACCAGAATATCAAAACCTATCTTATTTCTGGAATTTTACGAGAAAACCAAGCATTTTTTAAATGGTATGGTGCATTTTACAGAAACGCCTTAAAAACATTTGATTACTTTTTTGTTCAGAATGAAAGCTCAAAAAATCTTCTGCAAAGTATCGGATTTAATAACGTAAAAGTTTCTGGTGATACACGATTTGATCGCGTAGTTTCGATTTTAGAACGTGATAATTCATTGAATTTTATCGAACAATTTAAAGACAATAAAACTACTATTGTTATTGGTAGCTCTTGGCCAAAAGATGAAAGTTTATTAGTGAATTACATCAATCAGAGTTCGGATGACGTGAAATTTATTATTGCACCGCATAATATTAAGCAAGAGCAAATTTTAAATCTCAAAAATCAAATTGAAAAGAAAACGATTTTGTTTTCTGAAAACGTAGAGCCGCTATTAATCGCGGCTCTACAAGAATACAACGTTTTTATCATTGACACCATCGGAATTTTAACCAAAATTTATTCGTACGCTGACATTGCCTATGTAGGTGGTGGTTTTGGAAATCCAGGTGTTCATAATATTTTGGAACCTGCAACTTTTGGAGTTCCAGTTGTAATTGGTCCAAATTACTCGCATTTTGCTGAAGCTACGGCATTGGTAAATATGGAAGGTTGTATTTCGATTCAGCATCAAAGCCAATTAAACGAAGCTTTTGATTTATTACTTCACAACGATGACGAACGATTAGAAAAAGGACATATTTGCAGCACATTTGTTCAAATGAATAAAGGAGCCACGCAAACGATTATGAACCATATTTTGAGCTAATGACAACCTTCAAACCATTAGAAAAAGCAGACATTCCAACCATCACCCAAATGATGCAAGATTTCTATGCAATTGATAATTATCCGATGGATATTGAAGAGTCCAAAAAACTATTTCAAGAATTTATTACCAATGAAAATTTAGGTAAATCTTGGTTAATATTTTCCGAAAATGAAATTGTAGGATACATCATTCTCACTTTTATTTTTAGTTTTGAATATGGCGGAAAAATAGCTTTTATAGACGAATTATTTATCAAAGAAACCGCGCGTGGAAAAGGATTTGGAAAAGAAGCCATTCAGTTTATTCAGGTAGAAGTTCTTAAATTATCGTTAAAATTACTTTATTTAGAAGTCGAAACGCATAATGAAAACGCACAAAAATTGTATCTTGCACTCGATTTTGAACTTCACAATCGAAAATTAATGAAGTACAAAATAGTTAACTAAATTTATATCATGAAATTTTTAAAATTATTACTTGTTTTAGTTGTTTTCCATGCGCAAGCGCAACAAGGAGGCATGTGGATTCCATCGTTACTAAAAGGGACCAACGAAAAAGAAATGAAAGCTTTAGGAATGAAAATTAGTGCCGATGATATTTATTCGGTAAACAATTCCAGCTTAAAAGATGCTGTTCCTCATTTTGATGGCGGTTGTACAGCGGAAATGATTTCTTCAAAAGGACTTTTATTAACCAATCATCACTGTGGTTATGATAACATTCAAAGTCATTCTACTGTAGAACATGATTATTTAACTGATGGTTTTTGGGCTTATAAAATGGAAGACGAATTACCAAACAAAGATTTAACCGTAACCTTCATTATTAAAATTGAAGATGTAACGAATAAAATTTTTGAAGGTGTTTTAAATCTTCCGACTGAAAGCGACAAACAAAAGAAAATTCAACAAAATATTGCAGCTTTAAATAAAAGCTATACTATAGAAGCTTGGCAAGAAACAATGATTCGTGCATTTTATGACGGAAACCAATACTTATTATTTGTAACCGAAACGTTCAAAGATGTTCGTTTAGTAGGTGCACCACCAAGTTCAATCGGAAAATTTGGATCGGATACTGATAACTGGGTTTGGCCACGTCATACGGGAGATTTCTCTTTATTCAGAATTTACGCTGATAAAAACAATCGTCCTGCGGAATACTCAAAAGATAACGTTCCTTACACTCCAAAACACTTTTTCCCAGTTTCTGCAAAAGGAATTCAGGAAAACGATTTTACAATGGTAATGGGTTACCCTGGAAGAACTCAGGAATATTTACCATCATTCGCTGTAGAACAAATTGTTAATGATTTAAATCCTGCTAAAATTGAAATTCGTGATGCGGCTTTGAAAGTGCAAGATGGTTTCATGAGAAAAGACAATGCTATCAAAATTCAATATGCTTCAAAATACGCTGGTGTTGCAAACTATTGGAAAAAATGGATTGGTGAAACTAAAGGTTTGAAAAAATCGAATGCTGTTACCTTTAAACAAAATTTTGAAAAGAAATTCCAAGAAAGAGTTAACAAAGCAGGCAAGCAAGCTGAATACGGAACTATTTTAATTGATTTCGAGAAAAACTACAAAGACATTAGAGAATATGCTATTGCTAGAGATTACTTTACCGAAGTAGTTTTACGTAATTCAGAAATTTTATCATTTGGATACCGTTTGTACCAATTAGAACAAGTATACAACACCAAAGGAGAACAAGCTTTTAACGATCGTAAAAATAACCTTGTTGCAAGTTTTGAAGGTTTGTATAAAGATTACAGCGCTCAAGTGGATGAAAAAGTTTTTGAACAGTTAATCAATTTGTATGCAACAAAATCCCCAAAACAATTTTTACCTGAGGGTTTGAATAATATTAATGCTTCAAATTTAACTGCAAATGTTTTTGGTTCGTCAAAATTAACCAACTACAATGGCTTAAAAGAATTACTAAGTGGTGATGCAAAAGCGATTTTAGAAAAATTAAATCAAGATTCTGCCTATAAATTGGTAAAATCAATTGCAGATAGTTACCAAAAAAATGTTGCGCCTAAGTTTGATGAAATCAATTTAAAAAACATTGCTTTACAAAGAACTTATATGAAAGGAATTATAGAATTCTTTCCAAACGATAGAATTTTCCCAGACGCCAATAGTACTTTACGTGTAACGTATGGAAAAGTAAAAGGCTACAAACCTAGTGATGCTGTTATATACGAACCTATAAGTTATTTAGATGGTGTTATCGAAAAATATATTCCTGGCGATTACGAATTTGACGTTCCAAAAAAATTAATCGATTTGTATAACGCGAAAGATTACGGAAGATATGCTGATAAAAATGGAAAAATGCCATTAGCTTTTATTGCAACTAATCATACTACTGGTGGAAACTCTGGAAGTCCAGCTTTAGACGTAAAAGGAAACCTTATCGGATTAAACTTTGATAGAGTTTGGGAAGGCACCATGAGTGATATTTATTACAGTTCAGAGATTTGTAGAAACATTATGGTTGATGCGCGTTATATTTTATTTGTAATTGATAAATTTGCTGGCGCAAAAAACCTTATAGAGGAGATGACAATAGTATATCCTAAGTCTCAAAAAGCCAAATAATTACAAATTTTTTCAAAAATAAAAAGTTTGGCACGCCATTTGAAATAAAGCATTTCGGAATCCAAAGAAAAAAAAATGAAAAAATTTGTCTAAAAATATTTTGACATGTTAAAAAATTTATATCTTTGCTCCGAATTAATAATTAACCTTTATAATTTAGTAAGATGAAAAAAGTTGTTTTAAGTTTAGCAATTGTTGCTGCTATGTTCGTTTCTTGTAAAGAAAATGCTGCTGAGGAAACTCCAGCAACTGATTCAGTAGTTGAAGCTCCAGTTGAAGAAGTTGCTCCTGCAGCTGACACTACTGCTGTTGACTCTACTGTTGCTGCTCCAGCTACAGAAGCTCCAGCTACAGAAGCTCCAGCAAAATAATTATTGCTAGAACAAAAAAATCAAGCCTCACAATGTGGGGCTTTTTTAATGAAAAAAAAATCTAAAAAAAATATAAAAATGAAAAAAATCGCTCTAAGCTTAGCAGTTTTAGCTGCTATGTTTGTTTCTTGTAAAGAAACAACTGCTGAAGTAGAAAACACTATCGATTCAACGACTACAAAAATTGAAGAAACTGCAACTGAAGTTATAGACTCTACTTCAGCGGTTGTTGATTCTGCAACTGCAAAAGTTGAAGGAACTCCAAAAGTAAGCCTTAAAAGAATTGACGAATAAGGTTGATATATTTTAAATCAAAGCCCTACAAACAATGTAGGGCTTTTTTGTTGCTATCCATTTATATCTGAACCAAAAATATCCTCTGCAGAGGAAAAATCTAAATATTCAGCTTTATGAGCATATTTTACAATTTCATCAATTCCTTTTTGAAGTAACAATTGTGTAGTATACCTCCTGCTTACTGCCACTTCATGGTCATCTAATATCAATCGAAAGAAAAACTTACCGCTAGACGATTTAAAACGCATAAAAACACATCGTTCAATTGCATTTTTAAGTCGCTCTATCTCTTCTTCACATTCAAAACGCAATTCAAAATCGTTGCTTGTAAAAATAGTTTTCCCCTTTCTAGAAACAAACTCATATTTATAAGCCCCGCTTAATCGTTGTGCGATTACAAATGTACCCATAGTTGTGATTGATAATTTTTTTAAAGAATTCTTTAAAGATAATAGAAAATTCTAAATAGAGAGTTTTATAAACAAAAAAAGCTCCGAACAATGTTCGGAGCTTTTGTACTCAAGGCGGGACTTGAACCCGCACGGGCATTACTACCCACTGGATTTTAAGTCCAGCGTGTCTACCAATTCCACCACTCAAGCAAATATTTTGGTATAGAGCGAAAAACGGGGTTCGAACCCGCGACCTCGACCTTGGCAAGGTCGCGCTCTACCAACTGAGCTATTTTCGCGTTTCGTATTATAATTTTTAAAGAACGTCGCTATACTTGTTCCGTATTGCGAGTGCAAATATAGTACATATTTTTATTCTTGCAAGGACTTTTTAAATAAAAATTAAAACTTTTTTATAACCTTTTGATAACGAATTATTTATTTTGAAATTATTTTTTTACCAACATTCGTTTTATTTCGTTTAGCTTCATTAAAGCTTCCACAGGAGTTAACGTATTGATGTCGATATTCATGATTTCTTCTTTAATATCTTCTAAAAGTGGATCGTCTAAATTAAAGAAACTCAATTGCAATTCATCATTTGCTGATTTAATTCCGGATAATTCTTCGCTGGAATGTCTTTTCTCTAATTGCTTCAATAATTTTTGCGCTTTTTGAATCACAATTTGAGGCATTCCCGCCATTTTCGCTACGTGAATACCAAAACTATGTGCGCTTCCACCTTTGACTAGTTTACGAATGAATAAAACTGTATCTTTTAATTCCTTTACCGAAACATTGAAATTCTGGATACGGTCAAATGTAACTTCCATTTCGTTTAATTCATGATAATGCGTAGCAAAAAGTGTTTTGGGTTTATTTGGATGTTCGTGCAAATATTCTGAAATCGCCCAAGCAATTGAAATTCCGTCATAGGTTGAAGTTCCTCTTCCAATTTCATCTAACAACACCAAACTTCTTTCTGAAATATTATTCAAAATGGAAGCGGTTTCATTCATTTCAACCATAAAAGTAGATTCACCCATCGAAATATTATCACTTGCTCCTACTCTAGTGAAAATTTTATCCACAACACCAATTCGCACGCTTTCTGCTGGAACAAAACTTCCCATTTGCGCCATTAATACAATCAAAGCCGTTTGACGCAAAATAGCCGATTTACCCGACATGTTCGGACCCGTAATCATGATGATTTGTTGGGTTTCTCTATCCAAATACACATCATTGGAAATATACGGCACACCAACAGGCAACTGCTTTTCAATTACTGGATGACGTCCTTCTTTAATTTCCAAATCGAAACTTTCATCTAAATCAGGACAAACGTATTTATTATCAATCGCTAATTGGGTGAAAGAAGTCAAACAATCTAATTGCGCAATTAAATTGGCATTCAACTGAACGTGTTTGATATACGTAGCAATCCAATTCACCAATTGCTCAAACAACTGCGATTCTAATTGATGGATTTTTTCTTCGGCACCTAAAATCTTCGATTCGTATTCTTTTAGTTCTTCCGTAATGTATCGCTCTGCATTCACTAAGGTTTGCTTACGAATCCATTCGGCTGGGACTTTATCTTTATGTGTATTTCGAACTTCGATATAATACCCAAAAACATTATTGAACGAAACTTTCAACGATGGAATTCCTGAAGCTGCACTTTCGCGTTGTTCTAATTCTTCTAAATAGCCTTTTCCAGTGGATGAAATAGCACGTAATTCGTCTAATTCAGAATGAACTCCAACAGCAATTGCGTTTCCTTTATTCACACTTACTGGTGCATCTTCTTGAATAGTGGTTTTGATTTTTTCTCGTAACAATTCGCAAGCGTGTAAACTATCTCCAATTACTCGTAAAGCTTCATTATCGCTTCCTAAAGCCAATGTTTTAATTGGTATAATTGCATCCAGCGAATCTTTCAAGAAATTGACTTCTCTTGGAGAAATTTTTCCTGTAGCAACCTTTGAAATCAAACGTTCTAAATCGGAAATTTGTTTGATTTGATATTGAATTTGCTGTAAAACTTCTGGATTGGCTTTCAAATACGAAATCACTTCATGGCGACTTCTAATTTTTGAAATATCTTTCAACGGAAGTGCCAACCAACGCTTCAAAAGTCTTGCTCCCATTGGCGAAAGCGTTTTGTCTATCACATCTAAAAGCGTTACTGCATTTGGATTATAACTGTGGTATAACTCTAAATTTCGAATGGTAAATTTATCCATCCAAACGTAAGCATCTTCGGCAATACGTTGAATATTAGTGATATGTTGAATCTTGTTATGTTGCGTTTCCGACAAATAATACAAAATCGCACCTGAGGCAATCAAACCTTCAGTTAATTCTTCAACACCAAAGCCTTTTAGCGAATTAGTTTGGAAATGTTTGGTTAAACTTTCTAAAGCGTAATCTTCTTTATACACCCAATCTTCCAAAAAGAACGTATGAAAATCGTCTCCAAAAACAGAATTAAACTGATTTTTAAACTGTTTCGGAATTAAAATTTCACTTGGACGAAAGTTTTGCAATAATTTGTCAATGTATTCTTCATTGCCTTGCGAAACTAAAAATTCCCCTGTAGAAACATCTAAAAATGCCACACCAAGCGTTTTCTTCCCAAAATGAACAGCTGCTAAAAAATTATTCGACTTCGATTGTAACACCTCATCATTCATTGAAACCCCGGGCGTAACTAATTCCGTAACTCCTCGTTTTACAATAGTTTTAGTCATTTTTGGATCTTCTAATTGATCGCAAATTGCTACTCGAAGTCCGGCTTTAACTAACTTAGGTAAATAGGTATTTATGGAATGATGTGGAAATCCAGCCAACGCAGTTTCAGTCTCAGAACCAGCACCACGTTTTGTCAAAGTAATTCCTAAAATTCCGGCTGCACGCACTGCATCTTCTCCAAAAGTTTCATAAAAATCGCCCACACGAAACAACAAACAAGCATCGGGATATTTATTTTTTATCTCGTTGTATTGCTTCATTAATGGTGTTTCCTTTGGTGCTTTATCGGGAGTTGCTGCAGATTTTTTAGCCACAATTTCAAATTTTAAGTATGATTGCGAAGGTAAGAAAATAAAGTATTAAGATAAAAGAATTAAGTAGCAAGACTAAAATCTAAAATTTTTAACGCAAAGAAGCTAAGTTTTTCGCAAATTTCGCAAAGGCTTGTATGAACTTAAATGGCTTATATGTTTAAAAATTGACACATCGACTAATTGTCTAATTGACA
Proteins encoded in this region:
- the fabD gene encoding ACP S-malonyltransferase yields the protein MKAYVFPGQGAQFSGMGKDLYENSALAKELFEKANEILGFRITDIMFEGTAEELKETKVTQPAVFLHSVILAKTLDNFKPEMVAGHSLGEFSALVANGALSFEDGLKLVSQRAIAMQKACEIKPSTMAAVLNLDDQIVEDICASIDGVVVAANYNCPGQLVISGEYKAVELACEKMKEAGAKRALILPVGGAFHSPMMEPAREELAAAIEATTFSTPICPVYQNVTANAVSDANEIKKNLIIQLTAPVKWTQSVQQMIADGATSFTEVGPGKVLVGLVNKINKEVETISA
- a CDS encoding peptidoglycan DD-metalloendopeptidase family protein, whose amino-acid sequence is MKNLITLFKSIEAAKVIAPEIDYSKYVPLNLSVTNPELSQYKLETSQDYEIFIQKHLDKNDGKIAFGGYIETRNLYQRSTVFKNNATEERNIHIGLDLWINESATIHAALDGKIHSFQNNRALGDYGPTIILKHEVEGIKFHTLYGHLSEVSLIEKKVGKVIKKGEQIATLGLPPINGDYAPHLHFQIIIDMEEKTGDYPGVCSERTIAYYTNNCPNPNFLLKIMKKNLGVL
- the galE gene encoding UDP-glucose 4-epimerase GalE, with amino-acid sequence MKILVTGGLGFIGSHTVVELQNKGFDVIAIDNLSNSSIGVLDGIERITGKKPLFENVDLRDKSAVQIFFSKYPDISGVIHFAASKAVGESVENPLLYYENNINSLVYLLQELQKKPEVSFIFSSSCTVYGQAESMPITENAPIQVAMSPYGNTKQIGEEIITDIAKVTNINSILLRYFNPIGAHPSAEIGELPIGVPQNLVPFITQTAIGLREKLSVFGSDYPTSDGTAIRDYIHVVDLAKAHVIALQRLLNKQNITKVEIFNLGTGTGSSVLEVITAFEKVSQKKLNYQIVGRREGDVIEAYANTDKANNVLGWKAELSLEDALSSAWKWEQKIRI
- a CDS encoding DegT/DnrJ/EryC1/StrS family aminotransferase, coding for MRKLQMVDLKSQYEKIKEEVNASIQEVLDTSTYINGPLVQQFQADLEKYLGVKHVIPCANGTDALQIAMMGLDLQPGDEVITADFTFAATVEVIALLQLTPVLVDVDMNNMNISLDGIRKAITPKTKAIVPVHLFGRAANMDAIMEIAKEHNLYVIEDNAQAIGADYTSKDGSKKKVGTIGHVAATSFFPSKNLGCYGDGGAIFTNDDALAHKIRGIVNHGMYERYHHDVVGVNSRLDSIQAGVLKAKLPHLDTYNKARQDAARKYSLALSVNPNIWAPTICDSCDCHVFHQYVIRILNGKRDGLLEHLQGKGIPCAIYYPIPLHSQKAYADTRYNEADFPITNQLVKEVIALPMHTELDDDQIKFIIDAILEFV
- a CDS encoding 3-deoxy-D-manno-octulosonic acid transferase; protein product: MLFLYNLVVILASQLLKIVALFSPKMKLFVDGRKSVFETLAKTIHATDKTIWFHAASLGEYEQGIPVIEAIKQQFPTHKIVVTFFSPSGYEVRKNNTIADVTVYLPLDTISNAKQFIKIVHPEMVFFIKYEYWPNYLNELKNQNIKTYLISGILRENQAFFKWYGAFYRNALKTFDYFFVQNESSKNLLQSIGFNNVKVSGDTRFDRVVSILERDNSLNFIEQFKDNKTTIVIGSSWPKDESLLVNYINQSSDDVKFIIAPHNIKQEQILNLKNQIEKKTILFSENVEPLLIAALQEYNVFIIDTIGILTKIYSYADIAYVGGGFGNPGVHNILEPATFGVPVVIGPNYSHFAEATALVNMEGCISIQHQSQLNEAFDLLLHNDDERLEKGHICSTFVQMNKGATQTIMNHILS
- a CDS encoding GNAT family N-acetyltransferase gives rise to the protein MTTFKPLEKADIPTITQMMQDFYAIDNYPMDIEESKKLFQEFITNENLGKSWLIFSENEIVGYIILTFIFSFEYGGKIAFIDELFIKETARGKGFGKEAIQFIQVEVLKLSLKLLYLEVETHNENAQKLYLALDFELHNRKLMKYKIVN
- a CDS encoding S46 family peptidase; the protein is MKFLKLLLVLVVFHAQAQQGGMWIPSLLKGTNEKEMKALGMKISADDIYSVNNSSLKDAVPHFDGGCTAEMISSKGLLLTNHHCGYDNIQSHSTVEHDYLTDGFWAYKMEDELPNKDLTVTFIIKIEDVTNKIFEGVLNLPTESDKQKKIQQNIAALNKSYTIEAWQETMIRAFYDGNQYLLFVTETFKDVRLVGAPPSSIGKFGSDTDNWVWPRHTGDFSLFRIYADKNNRPAEYSKDNVPYTPKHFFPVSAKGIQENDFTMVMGYPGRTQEYLPSFAVEQIVNDLNPAKIEIRDAALKVQDGFMRKDNAIKIQYASKYAGVANYWKKWIGETKGLKKSNAVTFKQNFEKKFQERVNKAGKQAEYGTILIDFEKNYKDIREYAIARDYFTEVVLRNSEILSFGYRLYQLEQVYNTKGEQAFNDRKNNLVASFEGLYKDYSAQVDEKVFEQLINLYATKSPKQFLPEGLNNINASNLTANVFGSSKLTNYNGLKELLSGDAKAILEKLNQDSAYKLVKSIADSYQKNVAPKFDEINLKNIALQRTYMKGIIEFFPNDRIFPDANSTLRVTYGKVKGYKPSDAVIYEPISYLDGVIEKYIPGDYEFDVPKKLIDLYNAKDYGRYADKNGKMPLAFIATNHTTGGNSGSPALDVKGNLIGLNFDRVWEGTMSDIYYSSEICRNIMVDARYILFVIDKFAGAKNLIEEMTIVYPKSQKAK
- a CDS encoding DUF1508 domain-containing protein — encoded protein: MGTFVIAQRLSGAYKYEFVSRKGKTIFTSNDFELRFECEEEIERLKNAIERCVFMRFKSSSGKFFFRLILDDHEVAVSRRYTTQLLLQKGIDEIVKYAHKAEYLDFSSAEDIFGSDING